One segment of Leguminivora glycinivorella isolate SPB_JAAS2020 chromosome 12, LegGlyc_1.1, whole genome shotgun sequence DNA contains the following:
- the LOC125231867 gene encoding uncharacterized protein LOC125231867: MQRRNPKLRTDEWKVVDTVMSELNTRRIVLMDQVSADVIREAGYVLHSGLDTSHFKLLETGKEREHEEAGVEPGTDGGEGDSAADKAAGAAGAATGEAPERDAPPGAPAEVAGDRSEAGEVVLVGESLAGLRWARESSPISSMAGSEDLRGLEELYLEGTTSPMSCDNTVQEVAADLSTTKH; the protein is encoded by the coding sequence ATGCAGAGGCGCAACCCCAAACTCCGCACCGACGAGTGGAAGGTGGTCGACACCGTGATGTCGGAGCTGAACACCAGGCGCATCGTCCTGATGGACCAGGTGTCAGCTGACGTCATCAGGGAGGCCGGCTACGTTCTGCACTCGGGGCTCGACACCAGCCACTTCAAGCTCCTGGAGACGGGGAAGGAGCGTGAGCATGAAGAGGCTGGGGTGGAGCCCGGTACGGATGGGGGGGAGGGGGACTCGGCGGCCGACAAGGCTGCGGGCGCCGCGGGGGCGGCGACGGGGGAGGCCCCGGAGCGGGACGCGCCGCCTGGCGCTCCTGCGGAGGTGGCTGGGGACCGGTCGGAGGCGGGGGAAGTGGTGCTAGTCGGGGAGAGTCTCGCTGGGCTGCGCTGGGCCCGAGAGTCGTCACCGATCTCGTCGATGGCGGGCTCGGAGGACCTGCGCGGTCTGGAAGAACTCTACCTGGAGGGCACCACTTCGCCCATGTCCTGCGACAACACGGTCCAGGAGGTGGCCGCTGATCTCAGCACCACCAAACACTAA